CGCCTTCTCGGTTACATCGTCCGCAAACATGCTTGCGTGATCGGTCAGCATGATCTCGATTCCTAAGCAGCTTGCTGTGCCCGTGTGGCCACGGTGGCAAAACGGCGAATATCGAACGGTTCCAGCGGCGTGCTGGTTGCGCCGGTGTCGATCAGTTCGGCCATCGTGTCGCCAACGCCCGGTCCGAGCTGAAAGCCATGTCCGCAAAAACCGAACGCGTAGTAAAGGCCGCTGACCTTGCCGCTTGCGCCCATGACCGGACGATCATCGGGCATATAGCCTTCAATCCCGCTCCACACGCGGATAATATTGAGCTTCGCCAGCGCCGGCGCAAGGCGGTGCATCTGACGAAACTGCAGCATGGTGTTCTGCGGCAACACATAAGCGCGCCGCACGTCGGGATAAGCCGGCCCCCGAGCACAACCGCCAATCACGATGTTGCCGCGCTTGACCTGGCGGAAATACAGCACTTCCTCGATATTCGGCGAGGACACGCCCACTACCGGACGGATTCCATAGGTGGTCGGTTCGGTCACGGCCATTTGCGGGCCATGCACGGCGATCGGCACCGGCTCACCGAACTGTTCGCTCAACAGGCTACCCCATGCCCCGGCAGTCACTAACAGCACGGGCGCATGGAACGTGCGGCCATCTGTGCTGGTAGCGCGAAATTCCGCGCCTTCCTTTTCGACGGTCACGATCTCCGTGTTCTCGATGATCTGCGCACCGAGACGTGCCGCGGCACGCCCGAACGCCGGCGCCGCGAGTCGCGGATTCGCATGACCGTCTTTCTCCGAATACGACGCACACAGCACTTCCGGGCCGAGGAACGGAAAGCGCGCCTTCATTTCAGCGCCGCGAAAGAGGTCAAGCTTTAAGCCGTACTGGCTGGCCTCTTTTGCATAAATTTCAAACTGGTCGGCCTGTTCGTCGCGATAGGCGATGCGAATGTGGCCCGACATCAGAAACTCTGCGTCGTGCTGGATCAGTTCCGGCAACTTGCCCCAGATCTCACGCGAGCGATTCGCGAGCGGCAATTGCGGCAGGAAACGCCCCTGGCGCCGCACATTGCCGAAGTTGACGCCGCTGGCCTGCTGTCCGACGAGGCCACGCTCGAGCAGAATCACCGAACGGCCGCGCTGGCGCAGGAAAAATGCGGTGGCCGCGCCCATGAAGCCGCCACCGACAATGATCACATCTGCTTGCGAGCGACTCATTCGACCTCCTCAACGGTAGCGATCGAAAGCGGCTTGACGGGCGCTTGCCCGCGCAAGCGGCCGACCAGTTCGACCGGCACAGCGGCCGCATCCGCGATGATTTCCGCTGCTGCATGGCCGCAATAGCGACCCTGGCAGCGTCCCATGCCGACCCGGCTGAAGGCTTTAGCGCGATTCGCTTCGCACGCGCCCTCTTCCCGGATAACACGGCGTAGTTCGCCAACGGTGATGCCTTCGCAGCGGCACACCACTGTGTCGTCCGAGAGGCGCGCGGCTTGCGCAGCGGGCCACGGAAAAGCTTCCACCAAGCCCTGGCGAAAACGATCCATCTTCTGTTGCTGGCGTTTCAGTTCGTCCAGCGTAGTGGCGTCAATATCGTGGCCTAGATCCTGCAATGCCGCATAGGCGGCAAGACGGCCTGCCAGTTCCGCACCGTCTGCGCCGAGCACACGCACACCGTCGCCTGCGAGATACACGCCCGCTTCCGAGCTGCGGCCCAGTTCGTCGATCTGCGGCAACCACTGGCGCGACTTGTCGTCGAAGCGGAACGCGCAGCGCGCGAGATCGGCGAGTTGCGTTTCAGGGCGCAGGTGATAGCCGAGCGCTACCGCATCGCAGGCAATCTGCTGTACCTGTCCTTTTGCATTTCGATAGCTCACGCCTTGCACGCCGGCGGCGTCAGAGCCCACGATTTCCAGTGGCTCGATGCCGTTCTCTACAACAACGCCCGCCTTCTTTAGTGACGACACGAGCGCGGCGCCCTTCTTCAATACATCGGGCCGCGCCAGCAGTTTCGGCAGCGCGCGCAGACGTTGCCCGAGCTTCGACGTATCGAGCACTGCCGCCACTTGAGCACCGGCTTGCACATACTGACTCGCGACCAGATA
The sequence above is drawn from the Paraburkholderia phenazinium genome and encodes:
- a CDS encoding NAD(P)/FAD-dependent oxidoreductase, giving the protein MGQPRVIIVGAGPAGVRCAQTLLAAGIRPIVIDEGRRDGGQIYRRQPENFSRPYAKLYGTEAPRAEDLHNTFQRLRPQLDYRPETLAWNVAERKLHVVRDGHASSLPYDALILCPGATDRLMPVKGWQFAGTYSLGASQIALKSQAVSIGRKVVFMGSGPLLYLVASQYVQAGAQVAAVLDTSKLGQRLRALPKLLARPDVLKKGAALVSSLKKAGVVVENGIEPLEIVGSDAAGVQGVSYRNAKGQVQQIACDAVALGYHLRPETQLADLARCAFRFDDKSRQWLPQIDELGRSSEAGVYLAGDGVRVLGADGAELAGRLAAYAALQDLGHDIDATTLDELKRQQQKMDRFRQGLVEAFPWPAAQAARLSDDTVVCRCEGITVGELRRVIREEGACEANRAKAFSRVGMGRCQGRYCGHAAAEIIADAAAVPVELVGRLRGQAPVKPLSIATVEEVE
- a CDS encoding NAD(P)/FAD-dependent oxidoreductase, which translates into the protein MSRSQADVIIVGGGFMGAATAFFLRQRGRSVILLERGLVGQQASGVNFGNVRRQGRFLPQLPLANRSREIWGKLPELIQHDAEFLMSGHIRIAYRDEQADQFEIYAKEASQYGLKLDLFRGAEMKARFPFLGPEVLCASYSEKDGHANPRLAAPAFGRAAARLGAQIIENTEIVTVEKEGAEFRATSTDGRTFHAPVLLVTAGAWGSLLSEQFGEPVPIAVHGPQMAVTEPTTYGIRPVVGVSSPNIEEVLYFRQVKRGNIVIGGCARGPAYPDVRRAYVLPQNTMLQFRQMHRLAPALAKLNIIRVWSGIEGYMPDDRPVMGASGKVSGLYYAFGFCGHGFQLGPGVGDTMAELIDTGATSTPLEPFDIRRFATVATRAQQAA